From a region of the Pseudomonadaceae bacterium SI-3 genome:
- the rseP gene encoding RIP metalloprotease RseP: MGALYMIIGTLVALGVLVTFHEFGHFWVARRCGVKVLRFSVGFGRPLLRWHDRHGTEFVLAAIPLGGYVKMLDEREGDVPPTLLGQAFNRKTVRQRFAIVSAGPLANFLLALVFFWILAMLGTEQVRPVVGAVEIGSLAERAGLMAGQEIVEINGKPTAGWADVNLQLIRRLGETGSLEMLVSEVDGGQSQRLQVELKDWLKGAEEPDPIGSLGIRPWRPEIAPVVAQLDPEGPAQAAGVQIGDRLVSLDAEALTEWQEVIDRVRPLGGQAVLLVVERNGEQIELPLTLAERGEGDERRGYLGAGVAGGEWPPEMLRQVSHGPVEAVGEGLRRTWTMSVLTLDSLKKMLFGELSVKNLSGPITIAKVAGASAQSGVGDFLNFLAYLSISLGVLNLLPIPVLDGGHLLFYLVEWVRGRPLSDRVQGWGVQIGISLVVGVMLLALVNDLGRL; encoded by the coding sequence ATGGGCGCGCTGTACATGATCATCGGTACCCTGGTGGCGTTGGGTGTACTGGTAACCTTCCACGAGTTCGGACATTTCTGGGTGGCTCGGCGTTGCGGCGTCAAGGTTCTGCGCTTCTCGGTAGGCTTCGGGCGGCCGCTGTTGCGCTGGCATGACCGCCATGGTACCGAATTCGTTCTCGCCGCCATCCCCCTCGGTGGCTACGTCAAAATGCTCGACGAACGCGAGGGTGACGTGCCGCCCACTCTGCTGGGGCAGGCCTTCAACCGCAAAACCGTTAGGCAGCGCTTCGCCATTGTGTCGGCCGGGCCTTTGGCCAATTTTCTGCTTGCCCTGGTGTTCTTCTGGATCTTGGCGATGCTGGGTACGGAGCAAGTTCGTCCGGTCGTAGGCGCAGTAGAGATTGGCAGCCTTGCTGAGCGAGCCGGCTTGATGGCTGGGCAGGAAATCGTCGAGATTAACGGCAAGCCAACTGCAGGCTGGGCAGATGTCAATTTGCAGTTGATCAGGCGCCTTGGTGAGACCGGTTCGCTCGAAATGTTGGTGAGCGAGGTTGATGGAGGTCAGTCGCAGCGGTTACAGGTCGAGCTGAAGGACTGGCTTAAGGGGGCTGAGGAACCGGACCCGATCGGCTCGCTGGGTATTCGTCCCTGGCGTCCGGAAATTGCCCCGGTTGTCGCTCAGCTAGATCCCGAAGGTCCGGCGCAGGCAGCTGGCGTGCAGATTGGGGATCGATTGGTCAGCCTTGACGCCGAGGCGCTCACCGAATGGCAAGAAGTGATTGACCGTGTTAGGCCGCTGGGCGGGCAAGCGGTTTTGCTGGTGGTTGAGCGTAACGGTGAGCAGATCGAACTCCCTCTGACGCTGGCTGAACGTGGCGAAGGAGATGAGCGTCGGGGCTACCTTGGCGCCGGCGTCGCGGGTGGAGAATGGCCGCCTGAAATGCTGCGGCAGGTCAGCCACGGTCCTGTCGAAGCTGTCGGGGAAGGGCTTCGTCGCACATGGACGATGAGTGTTCTGACTCTGGATTCGCTTAAGAAAATGCTCTTCGGGGAGCTCTCGGTAAAAAACTTGAGCGGCCCGATAACCATTGCTAAAGTGGCGGGCGCTTCTGCACAGTCGGGCGTGGGCGACTTCTTGAATTTCCTCGCCTACCTGAGCATAAGCCTTGGGGTACTCAATCTATTGCCTATCCCCGTCCTGGATGGAGGCCATCTGCTCTTCTACCTGGTCGAGTGGGTCCGTGGACGTCCCTTGTCGGACAGGGTCCAGGGCTGGGGAGTACAGATCGGTATCAGCCTGGTTGTTGGGGTGATGCTGCTTGCGCTGGTCAACGACCTTGGCCGCCTTTAA
- a CDS encoding 1-deoxy-D-xylulose-5-phosphate reductoisomerase, producing the protein MVSGPLQVTILGATGSIGLSTLDVIARHPERYQAFALSAFSRIAELRELCRLHRPRYAVVADSDRARVLQGQLDSDGVKTRVLVGEGGLSEVAAHPEVDVVMAAIVGAAGLRPTLSAVQASKRVLLANKEALVMSGALFMQALRDSEAVLLPIDSEHNAIFQCLPGNYAQGLSRVGVRRILLTASGGPFRQLPLDQLSSVTADQACAHPNWSMGRKISVDSASMMNKGLELIEACWLFDARPEQVEVVIHPQSVIHSMVDYVDGSVLAQLGNPDMRTPIAHALAWPERIDSGVSALDLLQVGRLDFEAPDQHRFPCLRIARQAAQDGGTAPAMLNAANEVAVDAFLNGRIRFTEIASIIEHVLDLEASVPARCLADVLTADAQARRLASHWLQSRDR; encoded by the coding sequence ATGGTGAGTGGTCCGCTGCAGGTAACAATTCTTGGTGCGACCGGATCCATCGGCCTGAGCACGCTGGATGTGATTGCGCGTCATCCGGAGCGCTACCAAGCCTTTGCGCTCAGTGCATTCAGTCGCATTGCCGAATTACGGGAGCTGTGCCGACTGCATCGGCCGCGTTATGCGGTGGTTGCCGATAGTGACCGGGCTCGTGTGTTGCAGGGGCAGCTCGACAGTGACGGCGTCAAAACGCGCGTGCTCGTGGGTGAGGGTGGTCTAAGCGAAGTTGCAGCGCATCCCGAGGTCGACGTGGTCATGGCGGCGATCGTTGGTGCAGCGGGCTTACGCCCGACGCTCTCCGCCGTCCAGGCCAGCAAGCGGGTCCTGTTGGCGAACAAAGAGGCGCTGGTAATGTCCGGCGCGTTGTTCATGCAGGCGCTGCGTGACAGCGAGGCGGTGCTGCTGCCCATCGATAGCGAGCACAATGCCATCTTCCAGTGTTTGCCTGGCAACTATGCGCAGGGCTTGAGTCGTGTCGGCGTCAGGCGAATTCTGCTTACGGCTTCCGGTGGGCCTTTCCGGCAACTACCTCTGGATCAGCTGTCTTCTGTAACTGCCGACCAGGCCTGTGCCCACCCCAACTGGTCCATGGGCCGCAAGATCTCCGTTGATTCAGCGAGCATGATGAACAAGGGGCTTGAGCTCATCGAGGCGTGCTGGCTGTTCGATGCGCGCCCGGAACAGGTAGAAGTTGTGATTCACCCGCAGAGCGTCATTCACTCGATGGTCGACTATGTCGACGGCTCGGTCTTGGCGCAACTGGGTAATCCCGACATGCGGACACCGATTGCGCATGCACTGGCCTGGCCGGAACGAATCGACTCAGGCGTATCGGCTTTGGACCTGTTGCAGGTAGGTCGTCTGGATTTCGAGGCCCCCGACCAGCACAGATTTCCTTGTCTTCGGATTGCCAGGCAGGCCGCGCAGGATGGCGGAACGGCGCCAGCGATGCTCAATGCTGCGAACGAGGTAGCCGTGGATGCGTTCCTCAATGGTCGCATTCGCTTCACTGAAATCGCGAGTATTATCGAGCATGTTCTCGATCTGGAAGCTTCGGTTCCGGCACGTTGCCTGGCAGATGTGCTGACTGCCGATGCCCAGGCCCGCAGGCTCGCTTCGCACTGGTTGCAAAGTCGCGATCGGTAG